One window of Penaeus chinensis breed Huanghai No. 1 chromosome 34, ASM1920278v2, whole genome shotgun sequence genomic DNA carries:
- the LOC125043632 gene encoding uncharacterized protein LOC125043632, which yields MDYISQFITDIRYFKGQVNTPADALSRNVSAVDSSFIDYAAIAADQANDVELQFDHVHVDLVCPLLYSNEYRYILIYVNRFTRWPEAIPLADIHADTVARAFITGWTSGAHSDQTLAPLMLSLYMEHLSGYLVNFSAVPLAYAAKLRDVMSKLRPVRSWQLSSSKSFVSQDLHECTHVFVRVDSIRRPLQPPYEGPYEVLRRTRKNVTINRNGTSGAIAIDRAKPAYLLDVPNSLANPVQPLYVQPKKSVSFLLTRH from the exons ATGGACTACATTTCACAGTTCATCACAGACATCCGGTACTTTAAAGGCCAAGTTAATACTCCAGCTGATGCCCTGTCTCGCAATGTCTCTGCTGTCGATTCTTCCTTCATTGATTATGCAGCAATTGCTGCAGACCAAGCCAATGATGTTGAGCTGCA ATTCGACCATGTTCATGTTGATCTTGTTTGTCCCCTGCTCTACTCCAATGAATACAGGTACATCCTCATCTATGTCAACAGATTTACTAGATGGCCAGAGGCAATTCCTCTTGCTGACATCCATGCTGATACTGTAGCACGAGCCTTTATTACTGGTTGG ACATCAGGAGCTCACTCAGATCAGACCTTGGCTCCACTTATGCTGAGCTTGTATATGGAACATCTATCTGGCTACCTGGTAAATTTCTCTGCAGTTCCACTGGCTTATGCAGCCAAGCTTAGGGATGTGATGTCCAAGCTTCGACCTGTTCGGTCATGGCAGCTTTCTTCAAGCAAGTCTTTCGTAAGCCAGGATCTCCATGAATGTACCCATGTGTTCGTCCGAGTAGATTCCATTCGACGTCCACTACAGCCGCCATATGAAGGTCCATATGAAGTTCTTAGGCGCACAAGGAAGAATGTTACCATCAACCGCAATGGAACTTCTGGCGCAATCGCCATTGATCGTGCTAAACCTGCTTACTTGCTAGATGTACCTAACTCCCTCGCAAACCCTGTCCAGCCTTTGTATGTTCAACCAAAGAAATCTGTATCGTTCCTCCTTACTCGTCactag